Genomic segment of bacterium:
CCGGCAGCAAGGGGGAGTCCGCTTCGTCATTTTCGCCGAGCGGGTGCTGGAGGGGCTGGAGATCGGCGACAGCGTGGCGGTCAGCGGGGTGTGTCTGACCGTGGTTAAAAAAGGGGCGGATCATTTTGCGGTGGATGCAGTTCAGGAGACGCTGCAGCGCAGCACCCTGGCGCGCTGGACAGAAGGGACTGCAGTCAACTTGGAGCGCGCTCTGCCGGTGGGCGGAAGAGTGGGAGGCCATTTCGTGCAGGGGCATGTGGACGGCATCGGCCGGGTGCAGGATCTGCAGACGCGGTCGCCGGGCTACTGGCTGACTCTGCAGTTGTCAGGCGATTGCGCTGCGCTGTGTGTGGAAAAGGGCTCTATCGCCATCGATGGCGTCAGTCTCACCATCGCCGATGTGAACGAGGAGGTGATCTCGCTGGCGGTGATTCCGCACACGGCGGAGCACACCACCCTGTGCCGCAGACGGAGCGGGGATGAGGTGAATGTGGAGACCGATCTTCTCGGCAAATATGTGCAACGCCTGCTGACAAACGGCAAGCCGGCGTCAGGATTGACCCTGGAAAAATTATTCGAGTG
This window contains:
- a CDS encoding riboflavin synthase, whose product is MFTGLVEEIGLIQAATRQQGGVRFVIFAERVLEGLEIGDSVAVSGVCLTVVKKGADHFAVDAVQETLQRSTLARWTEGTAVNLERALPVGGRVGGHFVQGHVDGIGRVQDLQTRSPGYWLTLQLSGDCAALCVEKGSIAIDGVSLTIADVNEEVISLAVIPHTAEHTTLCRRRSGDEVNVETDLLGKYVQRLLTNGKPASGLTLEKLFEWGF